A window from Zingiber officinale cultivar Zhangliang chromosome 7A, Zo_v1.1, whole genome shotgun sequence encodes these proteins:
- the LOC122001174 gene encoding pentatricopeptide repeat-containing protein At2g37310-like, giving the protein MRTTCLAWPSSIRKSFKALTDQIVQWMRSAITGHRVVALAAAPDLRAYGFLLQRWADGGCLREGQKLHARLVALAVVPSNFLASNLISLYSRCGRLQDARRLFDDIPHRNIFSWNAMLLAYALHDHASLAVRLCSSLPASIPPDAFTLSALLKSLTSLPASSHHRSIHALGLRRDLVSDIFVSNGLITSYAHADDLVSARRLFDEMLVRDIVSWNAMLSGYSQSGHYEECLQLYREMEAGPDGVLPNAVTVLSVLQACSRLENLAFGLEVHRFAVEHDVKMDRAGWNSIISFYAKCGCLDYARQVFDEMSDRDGVTYSTLITGYMSYGLVAPAIDLFQKADSPVLSTWNAMIAGLAQNDSHGQVLDFLRRMQASGFRPNAVTLSSVFLTLAFYSNLLGAKQVHGFAIRSDYEQNIYITTALIDTYAKAGSLEAARRVFDATTSRSLIIWTAIISSYAAHGDVEAALHLFNEMLEAGIKPDHVTFTAVLSACAHAGAVDEARRIFDAMLPAYGVPPKMEHYACMVGVLSRGGMIREAAEFIEKMPFEPNCKVWGALLNGATVYGDVALGQLAFAHLLEIEPECTGNYILMANLYSKAGRWEEAKMVRGRMKEIGLEHVPGCSWIETCDGPQSFVAGNTSNTRSAEICAILQGLLGLMREEGYSSFEELEEDY; this is encoded by the coding sequence ATGCGGACAACCTGCTTAGCTTGGCCAAGTTCGATCCGTAAGTCCTTCAAAGCCCTAACGGATCAGATCGTGCAATGGATGAGGTCGGCAATCACAGGCCACCGCGTTGTCGCCTTGGCGGCGGCGCCGGACCTCCGCGCGTATGGCTTTCTCCTCCAGCGCTGGGCCGACGGCGGCTGCCTCCGCGAGGGCCAGAAGCTTCACGCTCGCCTCGTCGCCCTCGCCGTCGTTCCGTCCAACTTCCTCGCCtccaacctcatctccctctatTCCCGCTGTGGCCGCCTCCAGGACGCCCGGCGCCTGTTCGACGATATCCCTCACCGAAATATCTTCTCCTGGAACGCTATGCTCCTTGCCTATGCTCTCCATGACCACGCCTCTCTGGCGGTGCGCCTCTGCTCCTCCCTCCCCGCTTCCATCCCTCCAGACGCATTCACCCTTTCCGCTCTCCTCAAATCTCTCACCTCCCTCCCGGCCTCCTCCCATCACAGGTCCATACACGCGCTCGGCCTCCGGCGAGACCTTGTCAGCGACATCTTCGTGTCCAACGGCCTCATCACCTCTTACGCGCACGCGGATGATTTAGTCTCCGCTCGAAGGCTGTTCGACGAAATGCTCGTGAGGGACATCGTTTCCTGGAACGCGATGCTCTCTGGCTACTCGCAAAGCGGCCACTACGAGGAATGCTTGCAATTGTATCGGGAGATGGAAGCAGGGCCCGACGGCGTCCTTCCTAACGCCGTCACCGTGCTGAGCGTGTTGCAGGCTTGCTCTCGGCTCGAGAACCTAGCATTCGGCTTGGAAGTTCATCGCTTTGCTGTGGAGCATGATGTCAAGATGGACCGCGCCGGCTGGAATTCGATCATCAGTTTCTATGCCAAATGTGGGTGCTTGGATTATGCCCGCCAAGTGTTCGATGAAATGAGCGACAGAGATGGTGTCACTTACAGCACGTTGATCACTGGGTACATGAGCTACGGGCTCGTCGCTCCGGCTATTGATCTCTTCCAGAAAGCGGATTCTCCAGTCCTCAGTACGTGGAACGCTATGATCGCTGGTCTAGCGCAGAATGACAGCCATGGTCAAGTTCTGGACTTTCTGCGTCGGATGCAAGCCTCTGGTTTCCGTCCCAATGCAGTAACCCTTTCTTCTGTTTTCCTAACACTTGCATTCTATTCGAACTTGCTCGGAGCTAAACAAGTCCATGGTTTCGCAATCAGAAGTGACTACGAGCAGAACATCTACATAACGACTGCTCTCATCGACACCTATGCTAAAGCTGGCTCATTGGAAGCTGCTCGGCGAGTTTTCGATGCAACGACAAGTAGAAGTCTCATCATTTGGACTGCAATCATATCATCTTACGCTGCTCACGGTGACGTAGAAGCTGCCCTTCACTTGTTCAATGAAATGCTCGAAGCAGGAATCAAGCCCGACCACGTGACCTTCACGGCGGTGCTGTCTGCCTGTGCTCACGCCGGGGCAGTAGATGAAGCTCGCAGGATCTTCGACGCCATGCTTCCCGCCTATGGCGTTCCACCGAAGATGGAGCACTATGCATGCATGGTCGGAGTCCTTAGCCGCGGCGGAATGATTAGAGAGGCTGCTGAGTTCATCGAAAAGATGCCATTTGAGCCAAACTGCAAGGTGTGGGGTGCGCTGCTCAATGGAGCAACGGTATATGGTGATGTTGCACTTGGGCAGCTTGCCTTTGCACATCTGCTGGAGATTGAGCCTGAGTGCACAGGGAACTACATTCTCATGGCGAATTTGTACTCCAAGGCTGGGAGATGGGAAGAAGCAAAGATGGTGAGGGGGCGGATGAAGGAGATAGGATTGGAACACGTTCCGGGTTGCAGTTGGATTGAGACCTGCGATGGTCCGCAGTCATTTGTAGCTGGCAATACGTCGAACACGAGATCTGCAGAAATATGTGCAATATTACAAGGATTGCTGGGATTGATGAGGGAGGAAGGTTATTCTTCCTTTGAAGAGTTAGAGGAGGATTACTAG